GGCATCAGTTGCCACCACAATGTTGTTGTAACGGAGATTTTCGACACCTTCCTCAATGTTGAGTGCCGACTGCAGCAGATTAAACTCATCATTTTCGTAAACAACCCGCTTGGTAAGGCCATAGCAGTTAAGAGGTTTCCCTTTCAGGCTGAAAACGGCCTGTGTATTTACATCACGCGATTTGGTGATTGATCCGCTGGCCGAATCTCCCTCCGTAATAAAGAGGGTGGTTTCAAGCCTGCGCGCATCGTTGCTGTTGTAATGCAAACGGCAATCGCGCAGCTTTTTATTATGCAGACTTACTTTTTTTACACTTTCGCGGGCCAGTTTTTTAATATTGGCCATATCCTTCCGCTCTTTCTCACTCTGCATAATCTTGCGCAGCAAGGCTTCAGCTGCTTCGCTGTTCATATGCAGGTAATTATCGAGCTGCTTTTTAAGAATATCGCCAATATAATTGCGGATGGTTTGCCCGTCGGGCTCCATATATTGCGAACCGAGCTTGGTTTTGGTTTGCGATTCAAAAACGGGTTCCTGCACCTTGAGGCTGATGGCAGCAATCAACGATTGCCTGATGTCGCCCGGGTCAAAGTCTTTTTTGTAAAAATCGCGGATGGTTTTCACCAGTGCTTCGCGAAAAGCGGCCTGGTGCGTCCCTCCCTGTGTAGTGTGCTGGCCATTCACAAAAGAATAGTACTCTTCACCATATTGCCGTGCGCTGTGGGTAAAAGCACATTCAAAATCCTCATCTTTTATCTGAATAATGGGATAAACCACAGGATTGCCATTGTTGTTGCGTTCAAGCAAATCGAGCAACCCGTTTTTAGCCTGCATGCGGATGCCATTGAACCAAATGGTAAGCCCATTGTTCAGGAAAACATAATTCCACAGCATCTGCTCAATATATTCAGGAAGAAAATGGTAATTGCCAAACAAAGTCTCATCGGGAATAAAACTGATGAGGGTACCGGCCCTGAGGTTAGATGGCTCCAGCGGATGATCATTAACCACTTCACCTCGTTCAAATTCAACTATTTTGGTTTTGCCTTCGCGAATACTCTGGGCAATAAAGCTCTTCGACAAGGCATTCACCGCCTTTGACCCCACACCATTGAGTCCTACCGCTTTTTTAAAAACCTTGGAGTCATATTTGGCTCCGGTGTTGATTTTCGAAACACAATCAATGACTTTGCCCAACGGCATACCACGGCCATAATCGCGGATAGTTACCCGCTGATCTTTGATGGCTACCTCAATGGTACGGCCATTGCCCATAACAAATTCATCAATGGCATTGTCAATCACCTCTTTCATGAGCACATAAATGCCATCATCCTGCGACGATCCATCGCCCAGTTTACCAATATACATCCCCGGCCTTAACCGGATGTGTTCTTTCCAGTCAAGCGTACGTACACTGTCATCAGAATATTGGCCGGGATTGCTTTGCGTGTATTCAGATTCTTCCATAGGATTGCAAATATAGCTTAAAGTAGCCGATGGTAGTTGAGCTTGTTGATATAAAACGTTTGATGTTGAAAAATTTTATGACTTACTGCTGAGGCTTGAGTACCCACGCGCCGGTAAACACTTTCTGCCATTCAGTCAATGCCTGAACAGCCTCTGCTTCAGTGGCGTAATTGTCAACTGATATCCTGAACATATTGCCATTGGGCAGTATCATGGCGCTTTGATAACCGGTTGATTTCAATCGTTTGACCTCTGCTGCAGCTTTTTCAGCCGAGTTAAGACTTCCGGTAATAATATGAAACCTGCCAGCCATATCTATTTCTGTTTCGGAGAGCACTGTTTCTTCAGTTGCAGCATTTGCTACTTCATCAGCTTTAGCACTGGCTGTTGTATCGGTAGCGCAGCCACCAAAATCTTTTTCAGTGTCATCACCTTCGCCAAACCACACGGTGGCATAATCGCCATAAAAACCAATGCCAATGGCTTTCCAGGGCTTTATCCATTTTCCGGTATTTAACAGATAGTCGTTGGTGAGTCCCAGCCCTTTCCACAGGTCAAAGGCATCGCCGGCATGGGCTTCTTCGCCGCCTGAATACACCATTTCCCAGCCTTTGTAGCGGTAGCCGGCAATTTCCCTGGGCTTTTCGTTCATGCATAACTGGCGGTTTTTGTCGCGGGTATAGCAACAGGCTTTCCATTTGCCTTTATCAGACCAGCTATGAGGATTGCATCCGCCAAAATCGGGCCGGTTAAACTGCAAATCCATGGCATGCACCCGTGCCACATAGGAAAGCGAACGCGAAAATGGGATTACAGGTAACTTGTGCACTCGCCGGTACTCAGAAATAAGATTATATAACCTCACCTCTTCAGCCGAAGCGCAGTGATCTTTTACCGGCCCCAGGTTAATTACCTGAGCATCCACCCCACCCGGAAGCAAAAGCAGCAGAAATAACAAAAACAGATATAATCTTCTGGTTACCATTTTTCTGAAGCGGTATTTATTCATTACGCGTGTAAAATTACTGATTTACCGCCATTTTGCCAAAGTTTGCCCGGGAATTCATTCCGCATTTGAGGTATGGCCGGCTTTTACCTGCTGAAAAAACAAGCGCAGCATCTGTTTGTCGGAAGCCTGCAGTTGATGCCAGCGAATGCCTTTTAAAGCTCCTTCCAATGCCATAAGCGTGTTGATACATACAGTATGATCGAGCGCATCCAGCCTGATAAATGCCTGCTCTGCGCCTGTTTGTGCGAGATCCTCTGCCGTTTCAATCCCCACCTGCTTCAGCTTTTTAACCAGTCCGGGGCCTATATTGGGAAGTTCGTTCAGGTTCATAAAGGATATTTAATGAGCTTACGTGAAGATGATTTCAGGATTTATTGCTGATGAAGCCTTTCCGCAGTTCGGTGAGTAAACCGGCAAAATCGCTTTGTTTCAGTTGCAGGCATCGCCAGCCATTGGGCGATCGGCGTATAAAAATAAACAGCTGATACAGCATGCCAGCCATGTATGCAGCAGAAGCCGTGAGTCCTGCCCCGCTGATGCCATAAACAGGTATAAGGGTAAATCCCAGTCCAACTGTAAATACGAGCCCTATGCCCGACGAAATCGTATTGTGCCATGGTTTGCCGCTGCCCGAAAAATAATGGCTCAGCATAAGCGAAAGGGCAACCGCCAGAATACCCGGAGACAGGCTCAGAATAACTTCTGTTACATTGCTGAATCCCGCTTTAAATATCAATACAAAGAACTGAGCGGGTAAAACCAGCAATACCGCCAGAATAGCTACTGTAATCAGACCTGTGATTTTGAAAAAATCGCTGGTAAGGCGGTGTGCATAAGCTTCGTCGGTACTGTTGGCAATCCGGGCATATTGTACCATGGCAATGCTTTTCGAAATAATCCATACGCTTTCCGAAATCTGAACGCCAATGGAAAAAACCCCCAGGGTAGCCCTGTCGAAATACTTTTCAATGATATAGTAACTCAGGCGGTAATTAAACAGCTGCATAAAACTGGCCGCCTGCAGGTATCCGCCAAAGCGGAATGTATCCCTGAAAATAGCCCTGTTCCACCATCCCGAAAGGCTGGTATACCGATAAATAAGCAGGTAACTGATAAGGAATACACTGCCAAAAGAGATGTAAAGCGCTATAATATAAGCGCTTACGCTGAACAAGTGAAGACCTCCGAACAGAACCAGAAGCGAAGCCAGCACAAGCATTACCTGCAGCACAGCCAGCAGGTTAAACTGAAACACCTTTTCCTTGCCCAGCAACACATTCTGATTGATACTGAAGTAGGACTGCAGCAGTGATATCCAGAAAAGATCAAGCATATAT
This Lentimicrobiaceae bacterium DNA region includes the following protein-coding sequences:
- a CDS encoding TfoX/Sxy family protein, translating into MNLNELPNIGPGLVKKLKQVGIETAEDLAQTGAEQAFIRLDALDHTVCINTLMALEGALKGIRWHQLQASDKQMLRLFFQQVKAGHTSNAE
- a CDS encoding polysaccharide biosynthesis C-terminal domain-containing protein; translation: MIRKIISTTASRLVIALLNLAIIWLLARKLGAEGVGTVSLVVLGISIIQMVSALVGGSALVYMVPRHPLMQLLMPAWIWAVVVSAAGSLLLGWFSLVPHEYMLDLFWISLLQSYFSINQNVLLGKEKVFQFNLLAVLQVMLVLASLLVLFGGLHLFSVSAYIIALYISFGSVFLISYLLIYRYTSLSGWWNRAIFRDTFRFGGYLQAASFMQLFNYRLSYYIIEKYFDRATLGVFSIGVQISESVWIISKSIAMVQYARIANSTDEAYAHRLTSDFFKITGLITVAILAVLLVLPAQFFVLIFKAGFSNVTEVILSLSPGILAVALSLMLSHYFSGSGKPWHNTISSGIGLVFTVGLGFTLIPVYGISGAGLTASAAYMAGMLYQLFIFIRRSPNGWRCLQLKQSDFAGLLTELRKGFISNKS
- a CDS encoding SPOR domain-containing protein: MNKYRFRKMVTRRLYLFLLFLLLLLPGGVDAQVINLGPVKDHCASAEEVRLYNLISEYRRVHKLPVIPFSRSLSYVARVHAMDLQFNRPDFGGCNPHSWSDKGKWKACCYTRDKNRQLCMNEKPREIAGYRYKGWEMVYSGGEEAHAGDAFDLWKGLGLTNDYLLNTGKWIKPWKAIGIGFYGDYATVWFGEGDDTEKDFGGCATDTTASAKADEVANAATEETVLSETEIDMAGRFHIITGSLNSAEKAAAEVKRLKSTGYQSAMILPNGNMFRISVDNYATEAEAVQALTEWQKVFTGAWVLKPQQ
- a CDS encoding type IIA DNA topoisomerase subunit B, with the translated sequence MEESEYTQSNPGQYSDDSVRTLDWKEHIRLRPGMYIGKLGDGSSQDDGIYVLMKEVIDNAIDEFVMGNGRTIEVAIKDQRVTIRDYGRGMPLGKVIDCVSKINTGAKYDSKVFKKAVGLNGVGSKAVNALSKSFIAQSIREGKTKIVEFERGEVVNDHPLEPSNLRAGTLISFIPDETLFGNYHFLPEYIEQMLWNYVFLNNGLTIWFNGIRMQAKNGLLDLLERNNNGNPVVYPIIQIKDEDFECAFTHSARQYGEEYYSFVNGQHTTQGGTHQAAFREALVKTIRDFYKKDFDPGDIRQSLIAAISLKVQEPVFESQTKTKLGSQYMEPDGQTIRNYIGDILKKQLDNYLHMNSEAAEALLRKIMQSEKERKDMANIKKLARESVKKVSLHNKKLRDCRLHYNSNDARRLETTLFITEGDSASGSITKSRDVNTQAVFSLKGKPLNCYGLTKRVVYENDEFNLLQSALNIEEGVENLRYNNIVVATDADVDGMHIRLLLLTFFLQFYPDVVKSGHLYILQTPLFRVRNKKKTNYCYSDEERLAAIAELGPNPEITRFKGLGEISPDEFRHFIGSSMRLDPVILRKSSEIPEILSFYMGRNTPDRQGFIIDNLRLEEDIVEETAKV